From one Gossypium hirsutum isolate 1008001.06 chromosome D08, Gossypium_hirsutum_v2.1, whole genome shotgun sequence genomic stretch:
- the LOC121219976 gene encoding protein NUCLEAR FUSION DEFECTIVE 4 — MAVRSRKWMILVATIWIQAFTGTNFDFSSYSSTLKSVLGISQLQLNYLSVASDMGKAFGWCSGVFLMYFPLWVVMFMAAFFGFFGYALQWLVIKQIISLPYFLVFLLCLIAGCSITWFNTVCFVLCIRNFPSNRALALSLTISFNGVSAALYTLIANAINPKDDTLYLFLNALVPLLASCLALIPIIRQRPLQLSTYTINQDPFIFIVLNVLAVITGLYLLLLNSLSSEALRARTLLLGALILLFLPLCLPGIVCDRNWGFRTNSSLVDLSDPELHTELIEKDQSNSLNIEPFSAINKEGLFEKVMEKGRLTMLGEEHPARLLVCRWDFWLYYVAYFCGGTIGLVYSNNLGQITQSLGYNSKISAVVTLYSSFSFFGRLFSAAPDFLHGKVNFARTGWLAVALVPTPIAFFLLAVSGSEVVLHASTAMIGLSSGFVFSAAVSITSELFGPNSAGINHNILITNIPIGSLLYGLLAALVYDSNVTSSVDKNVLQEAIVCMGRDCYIQTFIFWGCISLLGLISSFLLFLRTRPAYDDHETNRNRT, encoded by the exons ATGGCCGTACGATCAAGAAAATGGATGATATTAGTAGCAACCATATGGATACAAGCTTTTACAGGGACCAACTTCGATTTCTCATCATATTCTTCCACATTGAAATCAGTTCTTGGGATATCTCAACTGCAGCTTAACTATTTGTCCGTTGCTTCAGATATGGGGAAAGCATTTGGCTGGTGTTCTGGGGTGTTTTTAATGTATTTCCCGTTGTGGGTTGTGATGTTCATGGCTGCTTTCTTTGGGTTTTTTGGCTATGCTCTTCAATGGCTTgttatcaaacaaatcatttcCCTGCCTTATTTCCTG GTATTTCTTCTGTGTTTGATAGCTGGTTGTAGCATCACTTGGTTCAACACGGTGTGCTTTGTTTTGTGCATCAGAAATTTCCCATCCAACAGGGCACTTGCTTTGTCCCTCACCATCAGTTTCAATGGCGTAAGTGCTGCTCTTTACACTCTAATTGCCAACGCAATAAACCCCAAGGATGACACCCTCTATCTCTTCTTAAATGCACTAGTGCCTCTTCTTGCATCCTGCTTAGCTCTCATTCCAATCATCCGCCAACGGCCTTTACAGCTGTCCACCTATACTATTAATCAGGATCCCTTCATTTTTATTGTCCTAAATGTTTTAGCTGTAATCACTGGCCTCTATCTTCTCCTTTTAAATTCACTTTCATCCGAAGCATTAAGGGCACGTACTCTCCTGTTGGGTGCCTTAATCTTATTATTCCTACCTTTGTGTTTACCTGGCATTGTCTGTGATAGAAACTGGGGTTTTCGTACTAACTCATCCTTGGTTGACCTGAGTGACCCTGAACTTCATACGGAATTGATAGAAAAGGATCAAAGTAATAGCTTGAATATTGAGCCATTTTCTGCAATAAACAAAGAAGGGCTTTTTGAGAAAGTAATGGAGAAAGGCAGGTTAACAATGCTCGGCGAGGAACACCCTGCTAGATTGCTAGTGTGCAGGTGGGATTTCTGGCTATATTATGTGGCTTATTTCTGTGGAGGGACAATTGGGCTGGTTTATAGCAATAACCTAGGGCAGATCACACAATCACTCGGATACAACTCGAAGATTAGTGCAGTCGTGACTCTCTACTCCTCTTTCTCGTTCTTTGGTCGTTTGTTTTCAGCTGCCCCAGATTTCTTGCATGG CAAGGTGAACTTTGCAAGGACTGGGTGGCTAGCTGTTGCCTTGGTGCCTACACCAATAGCCTTCTTTTTGCTTGCTGTGTCAGGTAGCGAGGTTGTCTTGCATGCTAGCACAGCAATGATCGGATTAAGCTCTGGATTTGTATTCTCGGCAGCAGTTTCCATCACATCAGAGCTATTTGGGCCTAATAGTGCGGGTATCAACCACAATATCCTCATCACCAACATCCCCATCGGATCACTCCTGTACGGTCTCCTTGCAGCTTTAGTATATGATTCTAACGTGACAAGTTCAGTCGACAAAAACGTGTTGCAGGAAGCAATAGTGTGCATGGGTAGGGACTGCTATATCCAGACATTCATTTTCTGGGGATGCATTTCCCTGCTAGGCCTCATCTCAAGTTTTCTGTTATTCTTAAGAACCAGGCCGGCTTATGACGACCATGAAACAAATCGAAATCGAACATAG